A genomic region of Aspergillus oryzae RIB40 DNA, chromosome 1 contains the following coding sequences:
- a CDS encoding D-arabinono-1,4-lactone oxidase (D-arabinono-1, 4-lactone oxidase) translates to METLDSSIHRELSRLDPAVPFRASTEHIHHTWARTFFSRPELYIQPQSIEEIQKLVTLARRCRRRLVTVGSGHSPSDLTCTSSWLVNLDKFNRVLDISPEAGDVTVEAGIRLKDLGKHLENHGLALSNLGSIDEQSIAGLISTGTHGSSLRHGLISECITSLKLVLANGQLVRCSATNNPSLFRAALISLGALGIIVEVTFKAEASFKVAWRQTRRALSSVLAEWSTGLWTSHEFVRVWWMPYEKSAIVWQADKTDLPLRAPPATFYGETIGYHIYHNLLALANYFPRILPWVEWFVFGLQYGFRSEAKVTEAVEPARAGLLLNCLYSQFVNEWALPLEKGPEAIIRLSAWLNGDTETARIPFPVEGLWVHCPIEVRVTDSTHNKNPRPFLDPSHHDGPTLYLNATLYRPYLRDPPCKDRYYEAFEWLMREMGAKPHWAKNFKVTGRHELQGLYGKNMDEWLKVRQEVDPDGMFLGEWHRRNLALPGGENDETMSTETRILPLLEREKSRRMANFRGAGDGMEWIGDKQQRGDSGNRVNLLLTQEKKYDGSSEGMSPTTATSEESFDLLAAGEASTLLPDHE, encoded by the coding sequence ATGGAGACACTAGACTCCTCGATTCATCGCGAGCTCTCCCGGCTTGATCCCGCAGTGCCCTTCCGCGCATCAACCGAACATATCCATCATACATGGGCTAGGACGTTCTTCTCGCGGCCGGAGTTGTATATACAACCGCAGTCGATTGAAGAGATTCAGAAACTAGTGACTCTAGCTCGTCGGTGTCGTCGTCGCTTGGTTACCGTTGGTAGTGGACATTCACCTTCCGACTTGACGTGTACTTCATCGTGGCTAGTTAACCTAGATAAATTTAACCGCGTGCTGGATATCTCACCTGAGGCTGGTGATGTGACTGTCGAGGCGGGCATTCGGCTAAAAGACTTGGGGAAACATCTGGAAAATCATGGATTGGCTCTGTCCAATCTGGGGAGTATTGATGAGCAGTCTATCGCGGGTTTGATCTCGACAGGTACACATGGAAGTTCTCTGAGGCATGGATTGATTTCTGAATGCATTACATCGCTTAAGTTGGTACTGGCCAACGGGCAATTGGTGCGCTGCAGCGCAACCAATAACCCATCGCTTTTTCGGGCTGCTCTTATTTCTCTTGGGGCGCTGGGTATTATCGTCGAGGTTACTTTCAAGGCGGAGGCATCCTTCAAGGTCGCGTGGCGACAGACTCGACGTGCACTATCAAGTGTCCTAGCTGAGTGGTCAACCGGCCTGTGGACCTCTCACGAGTTTGTTCGCGTCTGGTGGATGCCATATGAGAAGTCTGCTATTGTCTGGCAGGCGGACAAAACGGATCTACCCCTTCGCGCGCCACCGGCGACGTTCTATGGAGAGACGATCGGATATCACATTTATCATAACTTATTGGCGCTTGCTAATTATTTCCCTCGTATTCTCCCATGGGTTGAATGGTTCGTCTTTGGTCTGCAATATGGGTTTAGATCGGAGGCGAAGGTTACAGAAGCTGTCGAACCCGCTCGCGCTGGACTCTTGTTGAACTGTCTTTACTCGCAATTCGTCAATGAGTGGGCGCTACCCCTGGAGAAAGGCCCAGAGGCTATCATACGCTTGTCGGCTTGGTTAAATGGAGACACCGAGACGGCGCGTATTCCATTCCCTGTTGAAGGATTGTGGGTGCATTGCCCCATTGAAGTCAGGGTTACGGATTCAACACATAACAAGAATCCTCGGCCTTTCCTTGACCCTAGTCATCACGACGGCCCAACATTATATCTCAATGCAACTCTATATCGACCCTATCTCCGGGACCCCCCCTGTAAGGACAGGTACTATGAGGCGTTTGAGTGGCTAATGCGTGAAATGGGCGCGAAACCACACTGGGCCAAGAACTTCAAAGTCACAGGACGCCACGAGCTGCAGGGGCTATATGGGAAGAACATGGATGAATGGTTAAAAGTGCGTCAAGAGGTTGACCCCGATGGCATGTTCCTCGGCGAATGGCATCGTCGTAACCTCGCCTTACCAGGTGGCGAGAATGATGAAACAATGTCCACCGAGACGAGGATTCTCCCGCTCCTAGAACGCGAAAAGTCCCGTCGGATGGCAAACTTTCGTGGGGCTGGCGACGGCATGGAGTGGATCGGAGATAAGCAGCAGCGGGGTGATTCAGGGAACCGTGTAAATCTCTTGTTGAcgcaagagaaaaagtatGATGGTTCGTCAGAGGGGATGAGCCCAACGACAGCAACCAGCGAAGAGAGTTTCGATCTTCTAGCGGCTGGCGAAGCCAGCACTCTCCTCCCAGATCATGAGTGA